CACGTTCGGGTGCGACTTCTGGAACACCTCGATGCCTTCCGGTGCCGCCACCAGCGCCAGGAAGATGATCTGGTCGTCGCCGACGCCGCGGTTCTTCAGCACGTCCACGGCGTGCACGGCGGAGTTGCCCGTGGCGACCATCGGGTCGCACAGGATAAAGATGCGATCGACCAGGTCCGGCAGGCGCACCAGGTACTCGACAGGCTGGTGCGTGTCCGGGTCGCGGAACACGCCGATGTGGCCGACACGGGCCGACGGCACCAGGTTCAGCAGGCCATCGCTCATGCCGATGCCGGCGCGCAGGATCGGCACCACCGCCAACTTCTTGCCGGCGATGACGGGCGCGTCGACCG
This is a stretch of genomic DNA from Pseudoduganella chitinolytica. It encodes these proteins:
- the upp gene encoding uracil phosphoribosyltransferase: MKQDPRFPNLFITDHPLIQHKLSHMRDKSTSTRTFRELLKEITLLMGYEITRDLPLTTREIETPLMTVDAPVIAGKKLAVVPILRAGIGMSDGLLNLVPSARVGHIGVFRDPDTHQPVEYLVRLPDLVDRIFILCDPMVATGNSAVHAVDVLKNRGVGDDQIIFLALVAAPEGIEVFQKSHPNVKIYCASLDSHLNEHAYIVPGLGDAGDRIFGTK